Within Pseudomonas brassicacearum, the genomic segment CATCCTGCTGCTGGCGCGCTATTTCATGCAGCAGGCCTGCGCGCAGATCCAGCGCCCGGTCTGCCGCCTGGCCCCCGGCACTTACCCGGCGTTGCTGGGCAACCGCTGGCCGGGCAACGTGCGGCAATTGCAGAACGTGATCTTCCGCGCCGCGGCCATCTGCGAAAGCAGCCTGGTGGACATCGGCGACCTGGACATCGCCGGCACCTCCGTGGCGCGCCAGGGCGATGTGGAAGTCGAAAGCCTGGAGCAGGCCGTGGAAAGCTTCGAGAAGCACCTGCTCGAAAGCCTCTACGTCAACTACCCCTCCACCCGCCAGCTCGCTAGTCGCCTGCAGACCTCCCACACGGCGATTGCCCATCGGTTGCGTAAGTACGGGATTTCCGGGAAGCCATAAACCCGCCCCAGTCCCCACTGAGGGAGCAAGCTTGCTCCCACAAATTCTGTGTTGTGGCGAAACTGCGTGAAAAACGACCTCCACCTGTACTGAAAGCGCTACAGCGGAACGATATCGCTACACTCATCGCTAACCAGCGCTGCGCAAGGCTTTGATCCCACAACGATTTTATCCAGCCTCCCAGCTGTAGCGATTTCGCTACAGCAAAGTCGATCCAAGTTTCGACAAAATCGTTCAAGCCATTGATATTTAAGCAATTATCAACATTGGCCGTATTCTTGCTATGGGTATTGTCATTCGGCCGGGCCAAGCCCCGCGCCTTTCTTCGCGTCCACCAGACGAATCTGGCCCCAGGAGTTTCCATGAGCGAGTTGCGTTTCACTGAAGATCACGAATGGCTGCGCACCGAAGCCGACGGCAGCGTTACAGTCGGTATTACTGCGTTTGCCCAGAACGCCTTGGGCGATGTGGTCTATGTTCAGTTACCGGAACTGCAAAGCTACGACAAGGGAGCCGAAGCCTCCACCGTGGAATCGGTGAAAGCCGCCAGCGGTGTCTACATGCCACTGGACGGTGAAGTGCTCGAAGTGAACCCGGCCCTGGAAAGCAATCCGGAACTGGTCAACGAAGATCCGTTGGGCGCAGGCTGGTTTTTTCGTTTCAAGCCAGTCAACACAGCCGCCGTTGGCCAACTGTTGGATCAGGACGCCTACGACCGCCTGATCAAAGCCAACGCCGAAGCCTGAGGAGCGCCACATGACCGTTAATCTCGGCACCGCCAATGAATTCATCGCCCGCCACATCGGCCCGCGTGCCAGCGACGAGCAAGCCATGCTCGAGCGCCTGGGCTACGACTCCCTGGAGGCCCTGAGCGCCAGCGTCATCCCGGAAAGCATCAAGGGCACCAGTGTGCTGGACATGGGCGACGGCCAGAGCGAAGCCGATGCACTGGCCTCGATCAAGGCCATCGCCGCCAAGAACCAGCTGTTCAAGACCTACATCGGCCAGGGCTACTACAATTGCCACACGCCGGCACCGATCCTGCGCAACCTGCTGGAAAACCCAGCCTGGTACACCGCCTACACCCCGTACCAGCCAGAAATCTCCCAGGGCCGTCTCGAAGCGCTGTTGAACTTCCAGACCCTGATCAGCGACCTTACCGGCCTGCCGATTGCCAACGCCTCCTTGCTCGACGAAGCCACCGCCGCTGCCGAAGCCATGACCTTCTGCAAGCGCCTGAGCAAGAACAAGGGCAGCAACGCGTTCTTCGCCTCCGTGCACAGCCACCCGCAAACCCTCGACGTGCTGCGCACCCGTGCCGAGCCCCTGGGCATCGACGTGGTGGTGGGCGATGAGCGCGAACTGAGCGACGTCAGCGGCTTCTTCGGTGCGCTGCTGCAGTACCCGGCCAGCAACGGTGACCTGTTCGACTACCGCGAACTGACCGAACGTTTCCACACCGCCAACGCCCTGGTGGCGGTTGCTGCGGACCTGCTGGCCCTGACCCTGTTGACCCCGCCAGGTGAATTCGGCGCCGACGTGGCCATCGGCAGCGCCCAGCGCTTCGGCGTGCCCCTGGGCTTCGGCGGCCCGCACGCGGCGTATTTCTCCACCAAGGACGCCTTCAAGCGCGACATGCCGGGCCGTCTGGTCGGCGTTTCCGTGGACCGTTTCGGTAAGCCGGCCCTGCGCCTGGCGATGCAGACCCGCGAGCAACACATCCGC encodes:
- the gcvH gene encoding glycine cleavage system protein GcvH encodes the protein MSELRFTEDHEWLRTEADGSVTVGITAFAQNALGDVVYVQLPELQSYDKGAEASTVESVKAASGVYMPLDGEVLEVNPALESNPELVNEDPLGAGWFFRFKPVNTAAVGQLLDQDAYDRLIKANAEA